CGCCACCGATGCCGACCCCCCCTGATAAGTGGACACGTTCGCCAATCTGGGCACAGGAGCCGACAGTAGCCCATGTGTCTACCATCGTCTCAGCTCCAACCCAAGCACCGATATTGACATAGCTCGGCATGAGGGTGACCCCTGGGCCGAGGTAGGATCCAAAGCGCGCCGAAGCCCCGGGGACGACACGCACACCTGCTTTGGCGTAATCGCGCTTCAGCGGCAGTCGATCCACAAACTCAAAAGGGCCAACCGTATGCGTCGATAGTCCACGCAGGCGGAAGGAGAGCAGGATCGCCTTCTTCAGCCACTCGTGAACGATGACCGTCCCAGTGGACTCGTCGAACTCTGCAACACGTAACCTGCCTTGGTCGAGTTCGGTAAGTACTTCAAACACCTGTCGCCTGGCATGCACGTCATCGGGTGACAGAGAGTTACGCCGCTCATAGAGCGTCTCGATCTCAGCAGAAACAACCATACCGGTCTAACCTACCCGGGTCACCCGAGCCGCGACGCTAATGTCTCCATCTGTTTGGTAGATATCGTCATGGAGACGCGTAGAAAACGAGCATCACCATAGTCGGCACCCGGCGCCGTGACCAATCCAAACTTTCTGGCCAGCATCACACCGAGTGTTGCTCCATCTTGATTGAACTCCTCAGGCGCGCGTACCCAAAGATAGATCCCGCCTTCGGGAAGCCGCACCGGAACACCAAGCAGGTTTTCCAGCCAGCCAGAGAGCAAACGAAGCCGTTCTGCGTACCGACGACGCTGCTCCACGACATGCTCTCGATCACCCAGGACTCCAGCCGCGACCGCCTGTACCGGACCTGGAGGCATGAATCCAAGTTCGCGTCTCGCAAAGGCGATCTCCTGGACGAGATCGCCATCACCAGCGTACATACCGATGCGAAGCCCAGCAAGATTTGAACGCTTTGACAACGAATAGAGCGCGAGGTGTCCCGAAGAGCCGAATCCGAGCAACGACTCAGGTTCGCGAGTCCAACCGAAATCGTGATAACACTCGTCGGAGGCGATGATCACACCATGTCGCTCTCCAAAGCGCGCCACCGGGGCAAGACTCTCGATCATCCCGGTCGGATTGTTTGGCGAATTGACCCAGAGCAGCAATGCCCGTCTTGCGACCTCCTCCGGAATCGCATCGAGATCCAGCGTTCCGTCCGTCTTCGCCGGCACACGGTAGGCCTCGAGTCCCGCCCACTTGGCACCCACCGCATAACTCGGATAGGCGATCGGTGGGATCAGTACGACGTCACGATCTGGGCGCCCCCTGGCGAGGAGCAGCGGCAAGGAGGAGATAAATTCCTTCGATCCGATCGTAGCGCCCACTTGATGGGCGTCGAGATCCACGCCGACTTCACTGGTCAGCCAGCCCAAGACCGCCTCTTTGAATGCAGTCGACCCATCAGATCGCGGATAGTGTCGCTCGGTTCCTGAAGAAGCGAGCAGTCGCGGAACGACCGCCGGCGGAGGATCGACGGGTGAACCAACGGCAGCGTCGACCACCTCAAGCCCACTCTCGTAGGCGATCTCGCGTAGCATCGCGACTGTCGGACTCCCAGTTGTTGCAAACTCCTTCACGGCCCCACCTTAACCGTCACCACACACAAATGTCTCTCCAAGACCTCATTGAATCTCACCATTGGCCGTCCGAATCGTTGGCAGCCTCTTTCCGAAGGCCGTCAATGGCACCATCACTGGCACCACCATCGGCACCATCAATATGACGGTGCAGGAGTGCACGTGCTGCATCATCAGCTCGCACCTTCAGCTCGACATAGCCATCGAGACTCTCCTCCGAAAGCACCTCAGCCTCTCGATGGATCTCTGCAAGAATGTCACCCCGATCAAAGGGGACGCGAAAGATCTCGACCCGGTTCAGCGCCCGCAGACGGTCTCCAATCACCCCGAGCAGTTCGGCAATGCCCTCTCCAGACGCGACCGAGATGGGAAATCCAGCTGGCAGATCGCTCGTGGCATACCCGAGGTCGATCTTGTTCAACACCACCAGTTCGGGTACCTGGTTAGCTCCGATCTCGGCCAAGGTCGCCCGCACCTCACGCATCTGGTCCAGTGCGTGCGCACTTGATGCATCAACGACATGGATCAGAAGGTCAGCCTCTGCCACCGCATCGAGGGTTGATCGGAAGGCTTCGATTAACTGGTGCGGGAGCTTGCGAATGAATCCAACGGTATCGGCGAGGAGGATCGTCTCTCCCCCTGGAAGCTTCAAACGTCTGGTCCGAGGGTCGAGCGTCGCAAAAAGACGATCTTCGACCACGACATCGGCACCGGTGAGCGCGTTGAGTAGGGATGACTTGCCCACGTTGGTGTAGCCAACCAACGCCACCTGTAAGTTACGACCGTAGAGCCGCGACTTGCGTTGCAGCCGCCGCTGTCGTTCAAGTGCCGCTAACTCACGACGCAGCTGACCGATGCGCTCCTGGATACGTCGACGATCTTCCTCGAGCTTTGTCTCACCAGGACCCCGTGTGCCAATACGCCCCACCTGCTGAGAGAGGTTCGTTCGTCGACCTACCAACCGAGGTAATCGGTAGCGCAATAACGCCAGCTCGACCTGCGCCTTACCCTCTTGACTCCTCGCATTTTGAGCGAAAACATCGAGAATCACGGCGGTACGGTCGATGGCTGTCCGGCCTAAAACCTTCTCAAGGTTGCGCTGCTGTCCAGGGGTCAGCTCATCATCAAAGACCACCGTATCGACATCGAAGCTCTCGGAAAGCGCTGCTAACTCGTCAACCTTACCTTTGCCGATATAGGTTGCCGGATCGGGCCGTTCGCGAACCTGTATCTCTCGATGCACCACCAGTGCTCCGGCGGTGTCGACCAGACTGGCGAGCTCGTCGAGCTGGTCGTTGACCATCTGCCGCTCTCGGCCACTCGCCGCCACCCCGACAAGTAGTATGCGTTCCTGAAAGCTCCGTTCAATGAGAGTCATGAGGAGAACAACCACCGAGCCGGGGTAATATCAGCGATCAGCAGTGACGGGCCCCGCAGCCACACCTCCGGGTCGGCCTGACCGGCACCGGCTGGCTCGTCGAGATCGGCAGCTGCGCGCAATCGTGCCGGCGCACCATGCTCGTCGCCGTTATCGGTGGCGAGTGCGTTCGTCGATGACGACCCAAAGTGGACGGCAAGCTCACCTCCCGGGTTCTCAACGACCGCCCGCTCTCGAATCCATCCAAGATGGCGAGCCACCCAGGCGGCCGCCACCGAACCAGTTCCACACGCCATCGTCGGTCCGACACCACGCTCAAAAACCCTCATCACGCAGCCGTCCTCACTGCGCACAATCCACTCCACGTTGATACCATCGGTCGCAAGCGCAAGCCCCTGATACTTGGCGCCTTCGGCGGCGATATCGAGGCCCTCGAGCTCGGCGAGTCCACCCATCACGATCACCCGATGAGGGTTCCCAACATCGACAAGAAAGCTCCCGTCAGGCTCGATAGTCATCTCCACCACACCCATGGTCGTCTCGCCAAGCCATGCCCAGTTACCCTGCTCGACAAGACGATAGTGGCGAAGCCCTGCGTCGGTCATGATCGAGAGTGCGGGTCCCAATCCATGTCGTTCCACAAGGTAATGACCGAGACAGCGCAGGCCATTCCCACTCATCTCAGCGCGCGATCCATCTTGGTTATAGAGGTGCATCCTTGGCTGAGCCCCTTTAGCTACCTCAACGAGGATCAGTCCGTCGGCACCCACCCCATGGCTTCGATCGAGCAACGCCGAGATCATGACGCTATCAGGGAGCTGACTCGGCATCTCCCCAATCAGAAAGTCATTACCTGCTCCTGTATATTTCACTACTTGCAACTCGCCATCTCTCCTCTCTACAATCTGTGGCCGGAACACCCCTCGGAGTGTTTCCCCCTCCCCAATGCTGTTATCCTGAGCGCGCGCCGGCTCCACTCGCTGCACATTGCGGCCACCGTATGGCTCTCCTGCCGTTGGGGCGGCACAAGCTGGATCGATCTCCCCCAAACCATTCTCGATCCGACTCTCTTCGGCCAATCCCTCTTCTGCAGGACCCTCTTCGACTGGGCCCTCTTCGAACAGCCCAGCAACCCTTCGAGTGCCATCGATT
The Ferrimicrobium sp. DNA segment above includes these coding regions:
- the hflX gene encoding GTPase HflX; amino-acid sequence: MTLIERSFQERILLVGVAASGRERQMVNDQLDELASLVDTAGALVVHREIQVRERPDPATYIGKGKVDELAALSESFDVDTVVFDDELTPGQQRNLEKVLGRTAIDRTAVILDVFAQNARSQEGKAQVELALLRYRLPRLVGRRTNLSQQVGRIGTRGPGETKLEEDRRRIQERIGQLRRELAALERQRRLQRKSRLYGRNLQVALVGYTNVGKSSLLNALTGADVVVEDRLFATLDPRTRRLKLPGGETILLADTVGFIRKLPHQLIEAFRSTLDAVAEADLLIHVVDASSAHALDQMREVRATLAEIGANQVPELVVLNKIDLGYATSDLPAGFPISVASGEGIAELLGVIGDRLRALNRVEIFRVPFDRGDILAEIHREAEVLSEESLDGYVELKVRADDAARALLHRHIDGADGGASDGAIDGLRKEAANDSDGQW
- a CDS encoding aminotransferase class I/II-fold pyridoxal phosphate-dependent enzyme; this translates as MKEFATTGSPTVAMLREIAYESGLEVVDAAVGSPVDPPPAVVPRLLASSGTERHYPRSDGSTAFKEAVLGWLTSEVGVDLDAHQVGATIGSKEFISSLPLLLARGRPDRDVVLIPPIAYPSYAVGAKWAGLEAYRVPAKTDGTLDLDAIPEEVARRALLLWVNSPNNPTGMIESLAPVARFGERHGVIIASDECYHDFGWTREPESLLGFGSSGHLALYSLSKRSNLAGLRIGMYAGDGDLVQEIAFARRELGFMPPGPVQAVAAGVLGDREHVVEQRRRYAERLRLLSGWLENLLGVPVRLPEGGIYLWVRAPEEFNQDGATLGVMLARKFGLVTAPGADYGDARFLRVSMTISTKQMETLASRLG
- the miaA gene encoding tRNA (adenosine(37)-N6)-dimethylallyltransferase MiaA gives rise to the protein MIDWAGEGGRTRKLTGVAVVGPTASGKTEFAHTLAHRRRDLVPIAVDALTVYEALPITTAMPEPTAIAELGYRCVAHVPVDKEYSLGQFLQDLDRELCRLSEAGQRPLFVGGTALWIRAVVNGFTPPKGAPGLRGWLETRLRDDADDQSAYHLLAQLDPRAGELVDPRNRRRLLRALEVALASGGAESVAGDRLGVDGPQRYPQIGLALEPEVLACRISLRIEQQIARGWVDEIARVLAMDPSRTARVAIGVTELGDYLAGKSSLDEAIELIARRTRRLVKRQLSWLRRDPRIVWVSSIDEGLDQADRLLDQIVSGHWNPDAIDGTRRVAGLFEEGPVEEGPAEEGLAEESRIENGLGEIDPACAAPTAGEPYGGRNVQRVEPARAQDNSIGEGETLRGVFRPQIVERRDGELQVVKYTGAGNDFLIGEMPSQLPDSVMISALLDRSHGVGADGLILVEVAKGAQPRMHLYNQDGSRAEMSGNGLRCLGHYLVERHGLGPALSIMTDAGLRHYRLVEQGNWAWLGETTMGVVEMTIEPDGSFLVDVGNPHRVIVMGGLAELEGLDIAAEGAKYQGLALATDGINVEWIVRSEDGCVMRVFERGVGPTMACGTGSVAAAWVARHLGWIRERAVVENPGGELAVHFGSSSTNALATDNGDEHGAPARLRAAADLDEPAGAGQADPEVWLRGPSLLIADITPARWLFSS
- a CDS encoding 2,3,4,5-tetrahydropyridine-2,6-dicarboxylate N-succinyltransferase, which produces MVVSAEIETLYERRNSLSPDDVHARRQVFEVLTELDQGRLRVAEFDESTGTVIVHEWLKKAILLSFRLRGLSTHTVGPFEFVDRLPLKRDYAKAGVRVVPGASARFGSYLGPGVTLMPSYVNIGAWVGAETMVDTWATVGSCAQIGERVHLSGGVGIGGVLEPPQAIPVIVGDDAFVGSRAMVVEGARVGEGAVIGAGTIVTPTIPIFDLATGQELERGVIPPWSVAVTGTRLRESAGATFGMSCILIISRLDPGRRHEKTELNAILRDHGAGL